In Porites lutea chromosome 1, jaPorLute2.1, whole genome shotgun sequence, a single genomic region encodes these proteins:
- the LOC140939502 gene encoding uncharacterized protein, with protein MTRFQELLLNVSLFLSMVTLIKARITVYKCQDSSPKASCRQECYEDCKMSCGQADPQLKSCEQKCLDNGQCDLKCVTEETCHQDCESLLACGSVFCKTAKCTQHCDEGMCNMSCRATSRCKQRCNAGSCHLKCAKTSERCEQSCWEGSCPTFCSAKRSCVQNCDDGECPMTCTTDDCSQSCTGGKCRMKCRTKNSCEQQCSSLRRICPLVECHSKEKSCQQLDGAEKMLIRAKEQGNQYCNGGGCHQNCTSEFRCYQNCKGRCPQHCTTGERCEQSCLIDGKCHQSCTSNSCVQRCDKGRNCNMTCKARDRCVQQCTRGGCHGVCDSRSCLQLCDAGNCTMECNGMQCQHNCTGGGCNLTCPDGALCKLHCGAHQNCTITRKVKPRKFGRLTTTVSRTSDEHGIHLNKRATNNGCSFDPCRTLFMVATTVMFLSS; from the exons ATGACACGGTTTCAAGAGTTGCTGCTAAATGTATCATTATTTCTTAGTATGGTGACGTTAATAAAGGCAAGAATTACAGTCTATAAATGTCAAGATTCATCACCGAAGGCCTCTTGTAGACAAGAGTGCTATGAAGACTGCAAAATGTCGTGCGGACAAGCCGATCCCCAACTTAAGTCATGTGAACAAAAATGCCTAGATAATGGGCAGTGCGATTTGAAATGCGTTACCGAGGAGACCTGTCATCAGGACTGTGAATCGCTGCTAGCTTGTGGATcagtattttgcaaaacagccaAATGCACTCAACATTGTGATGAAGGAATGTGCAACATGAGTTGTAGAGCGACTTCTCGCTGTAAACAGCGGTGTAATGCAGGATCGTGTCACCTTAAATGTGCCAAAACTAGTGAGAGATGTGAACAG TCATGCTGGGAAGGCAGCTGCCCAACATTCTGCAGTGCTAAGCGTTCATGTGTTCAAAACTGTGACGATGGCGAATGTCCAATGACATGTACCACAGACGATTGCAGTCAGTCCTGTACAGGCGGAAAGTGCAGAATGAAATGCAGAACCAAGAACAGTTGTGAGCAGCAGTGTTCATCGCTCCGCAGAATCTGTCCATTGGTTGAATGCCATAGTAAAGAAAAATCATGCCAACAG cTGGACGGGGCCGAGAAGATGTTAATCCGCGCTAAAGAACAGGGCAACCAGTACTGCAACGGTGGAGGCTGCCATCAAAACTGTACATCAGAATTTAGATGCTATCAAAACTGCAAGGGTCGATGCCCTCAACATTGCACAACAGGTGAGAGATGTGAGCAGTCGTGCCTCATCGACGGAAAATGCCATCAGTCCTGTACCTCCAATTCCTGCGTACAACGCTGTGACAAGGGAAGAAACTGTAACATGACCTGCAAAGCCAGGGATCGTTGCGTACAG CAATGCACTAGAGGAGGCTGTCATGGAGTTTGTGACTCTCGATCATGTCTGCAGCTCTGTGATGCCGGTAATTGCACCATGGAATGCAATGGAATGCAATGCCAGCATAATTGCACGGGTGGAGGCTGTAATCTTACATGTCCTGATGGAGCATTGTGCAAACTACACTGTGGAGCTCATCAAAACTGTACTATCACAAGAAAAGTGAAACCAAGAAAATTTGGCCGCTTGACTACGACAGTATCACGGACATCAGACGAACATGGAATCCATCTCAACAAAAGAGCGACCAACAATGGCTGCAGCTTTGATCCCTGTAGGACTCTCTTTATGGTTGCCACGACCGTTATGTTTTTGTCCTCTTAG